CATTCTGTTCTACAGAATTATTTGCGAATAATTCAGAGAATTTAATAAGTAGGGGTCGAGCTAGGTTTGGGCTAGCCCTACCATGTTTCAGGTTATTAGGATAATTAGATGTTCTATCTTTTGCTTAGATATCTTACTTGTGAATAATTACGTGCTTAAACATGTGTCGAGATTTGAGATAAGGATAACTTTACCTATGAATTAGGATAATTCTTGAAAGTATTAGGGTCAGAGCCAATTAGGGTCAATCCCGCCATAAATGGTAGAACAAATCAAGGTCAATCAGGACCAATTAAGGTGGGCCTCGGCTAGACTTAGCCCGATAGGGTTGAGCACAGGTTTATATTTTAAGGCCATGAGTCAAGGCTAGTGCGGTCCTGGGCTAAGTTAAGGGGATCTAGGTTGGGAGATTTTAAAAAGCCAGTCCCTGTAGAAGGATGTAGTATGAGCCTAACCGAAATGTAAAAGAAAGTCAATTAGATATACATTGGTTTATTGATTCCCTGGGTATCagggcttgactagtcccgtgaAGAGctctaaacaccccgtgtgagtggtccaaggtgtgcctagtgggaatcAAACTTAGTTTACaactcgtaccaagttcattgctcaccaactgctctacccccttgggttattGATTCCCTAAATTACTCTTTACAAGATTACCGATAAAAGGAAGTAATTGactttttttaaccaaaatattttttttcttataattttttttaatatttttttcaggCCCAACActtgtaaataagaaaaaaaaattaaaataaataagccACCATGAAAGTAATGCACATTGCCATTAACAATTAATTACTAATATAATTGCAATCTTAAAAGATAAATGAGATACAATAAGATGAAACTATCAGGATTAGGATTAGGATCCGGCTCTTCTCCATAGAGCTCAAAGAATAGGAAGCCACCCCTTTGTTGGAGGTCCTGGGCATACGTCGCTAGGTCACCCTAGTCGTGGGATGACTTCCCATTCCCAGAGCTCTATAGAAAAGAATCCTATGCTTAAGACAATCGTGAACATGtgacaaaatatataaatatataaaagctACGGACTAAGCCACTATTTGGATGGGATAATCGTGGATAGTCTTCCCAGGGACTGTTTGCAGAAGGCTTCACATTCCTCATCGCTTCCCACACTGAACTGTTACACTTAAACCCACTCCCAAACGCAATCTGCCAGACACGGTGTCCCTTCTTCATCCTACCTTTAGCCTCAGTGTACGCCAGCTCATACCAAATCGAGCTGGATGACGTGTTCCCAAATCGGTGCAACGTCATCCTTGAAGCCTCCACGTTGACAGGTAATAGTTGCAAATTCTTCTCCAGCTCATCAATCACACCTCTCCCTCCAGCGTGGATACAGAAATGGTTAAATGCCAACTTGAAGTCAGGTATGTAAGGCTTCACCTTCGCATTAAATAGCTTCTTCCCTActagagtgaagaagaagagaagctgCTCACTGATTGGTAAGACTAGTGGGCCCAGGGTTGTAATGTTAGCCTTCAATGCACCACCGGCGATAGCCATTAGATCTTTAGATAACGACACGCCGATATTTCCTACGCCATCCTGCTTTTGATACACGCAATGGAATGCCGTGTCGTTGGCCCCACAGTGGGTCCTCACAACGTGGAGAAGCTTGTACTTCGCCCTCCGGTGGTCGCCGCCTTTGTTGGATAATAACACGGCGGCGCCGCCCACACGGAAGAGACAGTTGGGTATCAACATCGACTTCTCGTTCCCGAAATACCAGTTTTGCGTGATATTCTCTGTGCTAACTACGACGGCGTAGGTTTTCCTGTGGATCTGTAGCATGTCCTTGGCTAGATCAATGGCGATCACTCCAGCACTACAACCCATTCCACCGAGATTGAAGCTCTTAACATTACCCCTCAACTTGTACTTGTTTACGATCATGGCGGAAAGAGAAGGAGTTGGGTTGAAGAGACTACAGTTCACGACGAGGATACCAATGTCTTTTGGGTTGAGATTTGTGTTCTTAAAAAGAATGTCAAGAGCACCGAACATGACCTGTTCGGCCTCCTTTCTAGCCGCCGCCATGGACGGACGTGGAGGGATGTATTGCATAGCTTCAGGGACGTAAGTCTCTTCACCGAGTCCAGATCGTTCCAGGATCTTGCGTTGGAACTCGAGTGATGAATCGTTGAAGTGACCCATGAGTCTTGAGTGATCCATGAACTTGTCGAATCGGACTTTGAGGTGAGGTGGAGGACGGTAGCAGGAGAAGTCGATGAGGTGGACGTCTGTCGGTCGGGTCATGAAGTATACGGTTGCCCCGAATACCAAGAAGACCAAACACACTATGAGGCTTACCAGGTTATACTGAAGCTGCAGCCATAGGTGGCGAATCTCATCAGGGCTTAACTGCGAAGCCTGGATCACCACCACGGCCATgagagggaggaggaagaaggttAAGAAATTGGTCATCAAGTAATGATAACCCAACTTCACAAACTTGAGATTCACACTCTGTAAGAAATCTGGTAGTCTCCGGGCTCCTTCTCCACCTTCCATGGCAGCTAAGCTAGCTGGCTCTGATCCAAAAATGGAGATAAGTAAGAGAGACAAAGATGGAATTGCTTCCAGAGATGAGTGTtggtgttatatatatatatatatatatatatatatatatattatggtgGGAGGGCTTCAAAGGATGAAGAAGACAAGGAGGAAATGGTAGAATACTTGGCTTAAAAAAATGGCAAGTGGAGGAACAAGGAGAGTGAGTGAGGGTTTGGAAGAGGTAGAAACAACAGTATCAACGACTCAGACGGAACAAAAGGAGGATGGATAAGACTtctacggttgggtgtttggaTTCCTTCCCTTATTCATTTTCTTCCCAATGCTTTCTGCTTCTCCGGAGTCTGGACCACCAGCTCTGTGAACTATTTTGAAGTGAAAATGGGATGACGCCATGGAGAGGAGCCTGAGCCTGAGCCTCATATATATAGAGGCCGAGCCCCAAGAAACCTGGAAGAAGAAACCTATTACTCTTTTTAAGTAATAATCTTTAGAATCTTGCAATATTTATGTCCAAAGAAATGCCCATTATAAATTAAGGGTTTGAGGGATTGGCATATGAACTACCTTGAGGACTCTGGTCTCGAAAATAGATCAGCTGCTGGTATGATCACTTGGTTGTACAAATCAGCATCCACCACCTGTCTTTTTTGTTTCGAAATTTACCTTTCTTTATCTTTGTAATGGCATAAGATGTGACAGGTGTTGGATGCTGACTTGTACGACTAGCAGCAAATCCTATCTCTCTTGTCCTCATCTTTTCTCATAAAATAATTAGGAACTTCCAATACACTCATAAATACCATTCATTATCGATTGAGAGGACCTTGATCATCGCCATGGTGATAGTGTATTTCCCATAAAAAAGTGTTGGCCAATAAGGAAAGACACTATTCCTTTAATCGGAGAAGTGATGGGTTTCTTAATTGAGATTTGTATTGATCATTAAGTGTCATGTTGcctatgcccagacacaagCGAGTAGAAAAAGATCAAATATGGATCAAGTTCTCGTacaagaatcattctcatacGATCTAATCCACATAAATAAAATTCATCACAAGGTTTTTTCTTAGGTGGATTCCATCTTTGTGGATCAATCCTGTAAGAGTTCTTGTGTGAGAACCTAATGCCCTCGCAAAAGAAACCATCTACCCCTTTTCCTGCCTTTGTGCTGAAAAATGCATTTACATGCCTTCTCATTGACCCTAGTCATGAAATGTTTTCTACACCAGAATGGCATTGTTTCTTTCGCGCCCTTAATAAAATATTCCTACACTAACACTCAAAAAGCTACTCTAAATGATTTCTTAATGATCCATCATCTTGATCCAATCCAAGTAATGGCCCAATAAATTGATAAATAATGTTTTCTTGGGTGCATGGAGTTGAACTCAGCTACCCCATTAATTGGAACAGCTGGTGTAACTTACAGATATGAAAGCATTAAGATAGGTTAGGTTTTAGACATAGAATTTAAGTCCCTCGATCCCCACAACCCAGGATCCTTAGATAGACGTACATGTCATTGAAGGTGGAAGCTTCAGTTTGAATGTAAAACTTTCAATAAGATTTGATGGTCAAACTTTGGTTGTGAAAAGAACATCTAATGATCGTAAATATAATTTGGGAAAATGGTATGCCgtcaatatcaagtatgctagcacccattgtgtctatctctctcttccatttttctgaaatgacccatatccttcctgaatgatactctatcatgtgttcctattggtgctatctgctagcatacttgatatcggcggcatacctatccctctcccatataatttatatttgtaAATTTCAATTTACCTATGGGAGAGGAATAGGTATCTGCCCGTATGATAAGTTAACAGATAATACCAATGGGGGCatatgatggagtatcatttagGAATGATATAGGATCATTCTAAAGAGGTAAAgggagagatagacatagtgggtgctagcatacccaaccttttcccttactCTATGTATAGAAGTTGATGTAAAATTTTTTCCTTGGGAAATAAAGTGAGGGGTAGGAGAGAAATTGAATAGAAGTAATTTATAAGGAAGGTTCCATTCAATTTGAACAGTCGGAtctcattgaaaaaaataaaagaagagaaatgctATTCATATAACATTCTTCGCACCCACACATAGCCCATATTTTCAAGGGTAGGGGCATTTTTTCACAGTTCTCCTAAAAACAAGGGCTCTGTGTGGATGTGAGAAATACTAGACAGACAACATTCTATTTCCAAAATGAGCAAAAATTTAATATAGTTGAAGGATGTTGATTGTTCATGGAAATTAAATATAGTGGAGGGTAGATCTTGCTTGTGCCGTTGTGGACTAGAGATAAGGCTAGAACATTATGGCACTCCCTCAAAATTTAACATTCTAAAGATCACTGACCCATAAGAGTGTCAATGTCGTTGGTTCGGTCCACAGCCATAGGTATTAGTATCAATGGCCATAAAGGTCAACatcgatatatattgatacggaTCAAGCCACATAGGgtgcaatttaaaaaagaatcactcataAAATTAAATGTAGTGGAGGTTAGATCTCGCTTGTGCCGTTGTGGACTAGAGATAAGGCTAGAACATTATGGCAGTCCCTACAAATTTAACATTCTAAAGATCACTGACCCATAAGAGTGTCAATGTCGTTGGTTCGATCCACAACCATAGGTATTAGTATCAATGGCCATAAAGGTCAACatcgatatatattgatacggaTCGAGCCACATAGGgtgcaatttaaaaaagaatcactcattGATGTTTATTACATGTCAAGAGATAAATACTTAAAGCatttattaggatttttttcctcCAATGGATCTTTTATTTTGGCCTCCATTTTGACACCCTTCTTGACCCACATCATAAAAATCAATGTTATGGAGTACTTTGTAATGGATATTTGCTTTTTACTAACGAGAGTGTTCAAATCTATCTTCGGCCCTACTAATCCCAAAAATGCCACACAagcaagtatatatatatatatatatatgtattttagtGAGCAATGATCATATAGGCGGTGCATTGGGGTCCTCTGTCATTAATCTTGGATATCAGAATTTATatatagttatttatttatttatctttgatAGATGTGTATAttaattcattctttttttctggtAGAAATATAGTTCATTCTTTTAGCAACCACTACCCAGTGATAATAAAAATCATTATGTAAGAGAGCTAGCTTTTCATGCTATTATTCATGAGATTTTAATTTTGTTACTATAGCTTTTTCAACATATATTATGTGGATAGTGTCGGAGAATTATGACCAAAGAAAATATGATGTCGGTACTTGGTACATTCAATAGGAATAAACAACAAAGCTAGGGTTCAGATTAAGAAATTTTGGATCTGAGTCATGTGacatagaacaaaaaaaactattacaaataataattttacaattaatttaaaattttacaattttatttaattttcaatcaaattaattaaatttcaatataaaaaatagGCAAGAGAACATTAACTGGTCAAGTGGCTACTATGCATGTGCGGGCCAATAGGAGAATAGACGAAGACATTGACCACATGCATGGGGCGAGATGCGCTTTTTATACAACCTATGTTTTGGTGTAGAAGGTGCAACTGGTTAGTATTCTTTCCCACcccttcaaaaataaaaataataaataaataaataaataaatataataaaaagacCACAAGggtaaataatttataaatattttaattattcgATAATCATGTTCATAAAAGTTTTCAATTTGTTTTCCTATTAGTCGCACTTccattcatttcttttctactGGCgaccattaaaaaaagaagaacaagacaAGAAAATAGTGCAGAAAGATAAACCTGCAATGTACTCCATATGAGGAATGCTAGAACAACAAATCCTGGAAATTTATAATCATTTTGTAGTCACCTCCAAGAGTAAATTTGGTAAAAGAGTAAATGTATAATCACTCACCCTTTTTGATGAGTTTATGCCATCAATAATATGCAGAGGCTTAAATGGGAGGGATCGATAGTTAGAGCTGTCATTAATTACTTAAATTATTTCagtaaaacaaaaggaaagaagagaaatctaTCATTCTGAGCCTGTATTTGTTATGTATTCTCAAAATAGGTTTTGGGTCTAAAGCATGGATTGAGATCCTTTCCAGCCAACTGTTAGGACATTTAGTGCGCATCCATTGAATGGGAAGACCTGGAAAAGTGCACCCATGTATTGGGGTGTGTATACGGATACTCCCAAAACACAATTATTTGATATCAGAGACCGATACTAATACTCAGCTGATATTCAATTGAGAATtaatattggtatcaatatcgaTATTGTTATTGGATTAGGgataaattaaatatatatatatatattatttatttaaaatatggaTAATATCAACTATTTGATCCTCAATTGATTTGTTCAACCTGGCTCAAGTGAATATAgctcctccctctctctctctctctctctctctctctctctctctctctctcttttttgatATTTTACCTTGCATGTGAGCTTCTGCCTGTCTTTTTTTCAAACATCATCTTCTTAGCAACTTGTAGATCTACAACATATTGAGAGACCaacttcaaaatttttaattatttttattaaatttttttggtggaaataaaACATTTATAACACCATATTTTAGAAAACTTTATTcatgctattttttttatttttatcaaatctgaaaattcattATTTGATGAAACTTGTAAATCAAGGATGATATAAAACACCACCACAACACGCGTATTCTCCAATGGACACTGTTTGGTGAACTAAGCCAAAGATAAGAGTCGCCCAGCGGATGGGTGTATGTATACCAAATACCAACAGTCCAACACCACGGCTGCATAAACTTCAGTTGGTCAGTGACACATGGCAGTCGGTCCCATGTTCAGGTGCAACGGCCACACCACCATACATATTCTTCCTAATATAAGGCATACGTttttagaaaaaggaaaaagaaagaaaagggggaaaaaaaatgccTAAATGGCAGCATGGTCTCTATGCTCAAACACGGTGATGATTGAAATGACCATCTTACCCTTAATGAAAGATAGATATGTCATCTATATCGATGCTTCTACTAGTATTTCCATTGGCCCTGGATCTCGATGTTTGTGTAAGGATCATACTACCTTTTAGGAAATTCTCtccaaaaaggaagaaaaatgttTGTTGTGGGGGagccaaggatttagttctaggtatcggtatcggagaggATTGATCGGTATCGATCACTTTTGCCcttgggttttcagaaaaagtatgatttttttattttttttatccctaaaaCGATACGGATAATTGATCTGAATCGGTCTCAActgatatcgatacttgaaaccatggggAGTGCAGTCTCTGCCACATTTTATTTCTATCCTGTTTTGTGTCTAATTGATTCCTCTTCAACCACCTCTGACTAGAGAATATTTAAATTTTGTGAAATAACTAATATAgacagaggagagagacagactGTGGGAGCTGCTGCTCCCCAAGGAGAACActttccaaaaagaaaaataaaaatgttttctatttaTGAGAAGCCTCTGCCACAAACATAGTGGGAAATGACCACAATGTCTCTACTAGGAAACACCCCTGCAAAGACATTGCCCCTTCTTCGTATTGAGATCTTCTATAGCGCACATCAACATGTAGTGCATGATCCAACGGTCCAAAATCATTTGGACACGAGGCCCAAGGCATCAAAGCGCAGCTCAATACATTCTTGGTCGTTAAATCTGTGCTACACGCAGATGTGCGCTACAGAGGATCTCAATCCAcctcccctaaaaaaaaagaaaaatacaaggcTTGCATGGCTAACATTTTGCCACGTTATTATTAATTAGAGGGATTTTCATAATGAAGGCGGCCAATCATGTGCCTTTCATGGATGGGGTGACGCTTTAACACACTATATAGCCTATAATCTATATAGTCGCTGATAGACCATTTTGTCGGGATCCAAATGCAAAATCTTTTCGCTTTCCTTATTAAAAGCAACCAAACTGcaattaaaagttaaaactcgGGTCTTATGAATTGTTGATACACGTAAACACATTTGCAACTCTCTCACGCCATTCTCATTTATTGTGAAAGGTGGTGGCCACCTTAATTTGTTAACTCCTAACAACCCCCAAGGCCCCCATACCCTCATTCGTTCTACATAACCGAAAGGGCAAAAAAGTATAAACGAATGGCACCATTATCtttggttttgttttaattagtttatatatatatatatatatatatgtgtgtgtgtgtgtgtgtaggggtgtcaaaacctagtctGAACTGAAAAAATCGATCGAAACCAATCGATAAAACTTGAACTGAgccaaaccgatccttattggatggttttggactgaggtatgttgggacccaTTGAAAATCagtccaaaccgaaccgaccaataaccaaaccaaaaccaaacctaatgaaactgataaaaaaaataaatgattatgagattataaattggtgaattgaccatccattttttacaatatgagtgagaaaattttttattgtaagggaaattattacaaatcattgaatattaggttatgaatagagaaattgatttgtaaattgtaataatgcttccattgatttcttcgttcactatagaaaactagttggatagttaaatgaatgattggataatagggttcattttgtgatttcaatattagttattttcttaataattttgttatccattggtttcaatataaGTTatatttcccttacaatgataaatcatgatttaatcataaatttaaagtgtgttttttgtcaaatcttgtcactataagttatgaatgtaaaattcattatggttcaagcccaataataaaccgatctaaccCGGTATTAACCAGATATTGAAAGACcgaaataaatcgaaaccaaaccagatcgaaaaccgaagttccttaacggattggttttggtctccctcatttcTAGATTGAAGCCAATTCAACCTgatcgaaatcgaaccgaaccatccaattgacacccttatatataataataatacaataataacaacaacaataataatagaaggcagaaagaagaaagaacgcCACCCGTCCACCTTTTCTATGTCTAGACATAAGGTGATTTGAAAAGATGCCCTTGCCCATTTTTTCAAACCACCTAGTGTATGGTCCTATTGGAATATAAAAATAGACAGATAGCATTCCTTCTCCAAAATTAAAATAGCATAGTTTCAACGTCTTTAGTTATCAAGGCTGAGAACTTGTATAGCCTCACCCTTACTGTCCATCTATGAGCAATAATCACTTCCTCCCTAGTCTTTTTTcacaaaatctaaaaattcGAAGTGTTCCATAAATTGGATTACATCATATAATAAAAGGAAGTAGTTTTCTGTCCAAGAGCATAATTGCTGCATTTAACTCCTCCCCTAAACAAGGAGTAGTTTCAATATCCCTAGTTAGCAATCCTAAGAAC
This genomic stretch from Macadamia integrifolia cultivar HAES 741 chromosome 2, SCU_Mint_v3, whole genome shotgun sequence harbors:
- the LOC122061078 gene encoding LOW QUALITY PROTEIN: 3-ketoacyl-CoA synthase 4-like (The sequence of the model RefSeq protein was modified relative to this genomic sequence to represent the inferred CDS: inserted 2 bases in 1 codon), encoding MEGGEGARRLPDFLQSVNLKFVKLGYHYLMTNFLTFFLLPLMAVVVIQASQLSPDEIRHLWLQLQYNLVSLIVCLVFLVFGATVYFMTRPTDVHLIDFSCYRPPPHLKVRFDKFMDHSRLMGHFNDSSLEFQRKILERSGLGEETYVPEAMQYIPPRPSMAAARKEAEQVMFGALDILFKNTNLNPKDIGILVVNCSLFNPTPSLSAMIVNKYKLRGNVKSFNLGGMGCSAGVIAIDLAKDMLQIHRKTYAVVVSTENITQNWYFGNEKSMLIPNCLFRVGGAAVLLSNKGGDHRRAKYKLLHVVRTHCGANDTAFHCVYQKQDGVGNIGVSLSKDLMAIAGGALKANITTLGPLVLPISEQLLFFFTLVGKKLFNAKVKPYIPDFKLAFNHFCIHAGGRGVIDELEKNLQLLPVNVEASRMTLHRFGNTSSSSIWYELAYTEAKGRMKKGHRVWQIAFGSGFKCNSSVWEAMRNVKPSANSPWEDXIHDYPIQIVA